The Fusarium oxysporum f. sp. lycopersici 4287 supercont2.34 genomic scaffold, whole genome shotgun sequence genome contains the following window.
ACCCAAAGCATACTCCGAATCACCCATCTACCTTCCCTCTCTGTCGTAGGCACCATCTTGACCCATTTGTGGTGCCCCATCGGTATTGTTAATAGCCTACCCTGAATCCTCCGTGCTTGGGGTTCTTGGATGGCTAATACGGTTGCATCCTTAATGTCCTTGTCGTTCATTAAACTATCATGTACCGGTCCTTGCTTTCTGACATTCAGTTGAAACAATCGGAATATGCTATTCATGCTGCGATGGATAGAGCTTCCGACAGTTTCTGCTGTATGACTCGTGGGGGCCGCCGCATGGGATACATTTCGGAAGCGTTTCTGTGCATGCACTGTGGTGATGGCCTTCTTGCGCGCATCTGCCACAGACTTGTGGTCTGTCGCATTGGTAGGCCTTATGGCTCGTGATCTGTTGGCAATTGTAACATTGCTTGGGGCGGTCACGACGGTTCAAACGCCCTTTGTAGTACCGGATTCTCCTCCAGCCAAACAAAGAATCCTTCGTTAATAAATAGACTAGCTTCTGAACGTTTTTTAAGGTATACACCAACCGAGCCGTACGCCTTGGGGACGTCTCTCTTGCTGAGCCATGCTACCTTTGCGACATCGGTGTCATTTTCTCGGCCGAGCATCTCGGTGATCTCAGTTCGAACTTCGTTCCTCTCGTTTAGCACCGCAATACGGCTGGTATTATCCACTCTGATAGGGTACAGGTCGTCTCGTAGGATCCGGGCTCCTGGGGCCAGTTTTGTTTCCGCTGCGCGTTTCACAATCTCATGCTCGCTCTCGTCCCTGCAGGTGATCCTGATGCGGTGGGGATTCTTTGGGTCCCTAGTCACCGCTCGGCATCGCCACGTGGGATTATCCAGTTCGGAGCGGACTTCGTTCTCCACTGTCGCTCGGATCGTCCCGGCTGAGAGCCTAGTCTCATCTTTTCCTAGTCTTGAAACGTCAATCGTGCAGTAAAGCATGTCTGTGGGGTTCGGCGGAGCGGCTAAGGTCCTCGAATCGTTGTGGGGTAAGAACGGTGTCAGTCGTGTGACGTCAGCATATGATCGTTGAGGTCCGTCCAATGCATTCGTGGTGATAGTTTCGAGCTGCTCGCGGACGCGCTGCAGTTCCTCGGTCATCTGTTCCTTGATCTCCACCATCTGCTTGCTCATCTCGTGCACTGTCTCTTCCTGCTTTGCAATAGCTTCCTTAAGTTCCCTGGACATCTCTATCTGTTCCACTCAGCGCTTCCTGCAGCCTCTTGGTCTCCCCTGCGCGACTCACGCGCAGGAGATCCAGCGCCTTCTGCAGCATTGCCCTTCcatcgctgctgctgccactgCCGCTACTCTTTCAGTAAGCAGTACTGTCGAGGATCCTCTCTCCCAAACTCTGCAATATGATGCCTCGTCTCTTAGCAGTCGCTTTCAGGAGCCTACGGTATCTCCGAACCTATTGGATCTCTGCTCCATCACAATTGTGCTTCGTTTCACATCGCCGGTCTGGCTTCAAGTTCTCCGGCGCCCAGTTGCGGGGGTTTCATATAATGACGAGTCCGACGCCAAAGGCTCGGCCCCTATTGGGTCCGCCATGACGGGCAGTCTCCACCACGAATTTTCTCCCAAACAACGATGATTCTTCTGATCCCTTCGCGTGTAGTTAAAAATGCAGTCGTCCCCGTTTTCCACTTTTTTCCCCATTTTAGAAGGACGGGTACCTGTCCGCCTATTGACCGCCCGGACGACCCGGCAACGTGCACGGGCCAGATTTGTTGTATTTCGTCGAAATACCACAGTAGGCTCAGCTGCCTTCTTCACTTTTTCACTTTTTCATAAGGCGTTATCGAGGGCTGACTAGGCTCGGCTCTAGGCTCAGCTATGTTCCCTAGCCTAGTCCTATGTTTCATACTACGGTGTTCCGGCCTTTTCAACATCCTCAGTTGTGGCTGAGACAGATATTCAGCTCCCGCTCATAGCGCGAAAACCCCAAGGCTTTCTCCGAATCCCACGATATTTGTAGCCCCCAGCCGCACGCTAACATCCGCGCGATATATTCGGTTAATTGTGCTTCAACCAGCTCTCTCATGTACCCACCCAATTCACTGTTCTCTTATTAATATTCACACGTGGTTGCGGAGGTGGATACACTTGCCGCGGCACTGAAAACAGAGCATCAACGCAGTCGACACAGACCCTGTCGGATTCATTATGCCAACGGTTGGGCTCATAATTATTCAAGAATTCGTCAGTTAATAATAACGAGGCACTTGCGGGATACCAGGCATATAGATAGAGAACAGCATGACCCCGCGTCCATCTAGTTTGAGCCAACGCTTCCTGCCTGAGCCCTTCTGTCGTGTTTGACTAATCCTTGCACAGGAGGGCAGATGTGCCACTATCACATCGATATCACACTAATCCATTACTACCACCCAGCTGCCTACTCCGTACTGTCGCCTGCGATTGCTATGGGAATAAGGCCACTCTTTATCATATAGATAGAGCACCCAAAGCGCTTCAACTAGTCACTCCGTAGATACACAGTTTATAGTCAATCCAGTAAATATTTCCCATCATCATAGCCTTCTCCCAACAATTATGATATGCACTATCCCACAAACGGCAGCTGTCCAGATGCCAGGTCGGGCCAGTTCCATCGCCAGCTTAGGGCAACTAGCCGGCTGAATATCTCATGTGGTTAGTGTACATTATGCGACACAATTTTGTTGCTTCTGATGGGCTGAAGGGGCTTTTGAGGCTTCTCACCGTGGAGATTAGATGCCTGTGCAGACCAGCAAAAAGAGACCGTGCATAGCTCAAAACGGCAAGCCTTAGGCCTGATTTGGGAGCTGCTGGCCAGCGGCTGACGGGCTGCTCAAACGCTCTGGTGGTGATTGATTCCGGCGGCTTAAAAAGAGGCGCCCTCTCGCCTTAACAAAGGGTCTCTGCCTTATCATAGCCTCCGGCCCGCAGGGCCTGAGGGATGAGGCTAGGACTGGTCTTTCCCTGTCGATTAGTCGCTTCATCTGGTTCATAGGTAACCTAAAGCTCATGGGCGTCCACACCAGCTCCCTTCCCGCCCCCCACCAAACCAAGACCGGAGGCGTCCCGGCCATCGCCATAAATCCTCCGTCCTCGTCCAAATAGTCTTCCTCGCCGATAAACTTCCTGCGTTGCTTCATCGCGTTCATAGAAAACATAAAGCTCATGGACGTCTACACTAACCCCCCCTCAAACACCTACAGCCTCGGCACCCTCTTCACTCTACCCACGAAAGCCGGCGGCGTCCCGGCCATCTCCATAAAATCCTCCAACTTCcccatcctcatcgccgcctactccatcctcatccaaATCATCTTCGCGAGCCTATGGCAGTTCTTGGCCAACcttgttctcctcttccACGCGCTCCGGGACGCTGATGCGGGTCGCGCACGCTATGTCGCTTTAGTCGCCTTCTGGAACTCGAGCAACCCCTGGACAGCCATAACCACGATGGGGGCCTTCCTCTGTCAGGCCACCATTAACGGCGGAAACGGGCGAGTGTCCCGACCAGAGAAATTCCACggcatcatcctcttcctcctctccgTGATCATCGCTTTCGGCGGAATTGCCGCATCGATATTCATTCCCAACGCCATGTCCCTTGGCCCTGCTGCGCCAGTCCACCCAAAATCCGTCTTCCTCCCCGAGCTCGAAGACATCGCATCGTCATCAAGCATCCGCATCGATCGGCTGAACGCCCCCGCCATATTGCGTGCACTAGGGAGCACAGAGGCGTTTAAGGACGTGACTGCGAGGAAGAACGTCGATACAGTGAAGACGACATTGCCGGGTAGCAATGCGACCCACCCACGGCAGCGGTACGATTACCGGTACACCATCACTGCAAGGGAGTTCGGGTTGCAAGCCCCTTTGGAGTTCTCGCATAAAGTCCAGGGATCCTGCATTACCGAATATAATTGGCTCCGTCCTGTCCCAGACATTGCAGACCCAGCGCGGTTTAACGGATACGTTCCATTCGACCTCGACCCCGTGGAGCCAATCCTGTTAGACCCAACCGACAACATGACCGCGTTGTGGACCCAGCCAAGCATGGGAATTGAATACCACCCCTCGGACGAGGACCTGACGATCACGAACCGCTCATTTGCCCTGATCCCCCAACTCGCACACGCCGGGAGTATCACGGCCAGTACAGATCCATGGTACCTTACCGAGCCGTTCAATTCAGAAACTGAGGGGTTCTTGGGATACCGCGTCAAATCCGGTCGCCCAGCCATGTCCTGCTGGGAAGAATCCCTCCTCTGCCTACACAAAACCTGTACATCTGTAGACGGCATCAAAAAAACGCCTCTCCCCAAGGGCCTGCGCATAATTGTCATGGGCAAATTCTCCATTCCCGTACTTACTAAAATAATCCTATCAGCTGGACCTGCGGCCCTTAAATCTGTCGCTGGTATTGGGTGGACAGGACTCCTGGACTGTGCGTCCTCGACGCTAAAAGACGACCTTGACAGGCTGGTCCTCGCAGCTTATCTTAACTCCCGTGAAGTATTCCGCGAGACTGCACTTTTGGGCCCACAAGCAGGAATGAGCAACATCCTCGAATCCGCGAACGGTGACCTCTTTCCCGGGTCTGCGGACTTTGTCATGTTGACGGGTGATGTCACAGCGATATCTTATTCCTCCCTCATTGCTATACCCGTGACATGTCTTGCTGTCACATTCCTTGCTGCAATGCTCCCACTGGTGAGGAAAATGGTTTTAAAAGCGCCTACCACTAATCGAAGACGCGCGTCCGTGACGTATGCTGCCCTCTGCGCAGGGTTGAGGGCCACTCAGTTGTATAGGATGGTGGACGAGAAAATACTCTGCACGCCAGATTGGATTAATAGGAAGAACATTATTCCGTTGCCCCCACCTGTTGAGACAATGCCGAGGGTGTTGATTCCTTCTTTTGTTGGAAACGCAGTGGAGTTTCAAGAAGACGGGGAAGACGGGGATGGCGGAGATGGCGGGGATCGTTGTCGTCTGACAGGCGCAGACGATGGGGGGAGAAGAGACAGTTCTTCTATTGAGATTGCGAGTGAGGATGGAGTTAGCCTCGATATTTTGGCACCTCCTTGAGCTATCGGGTCGAGTTTAAGTCGAGGTTTGGATAAAGATAGGCTCCCATACTCTCAGCGCTCATCGTATctcaactcaatcaatcaatcaccccaatcaaatcaatcaaatcatcGAATTCTTCCtttcaatcaaatcaaatcacACATTTCTAAAGTTGAAATAATTGACATATGCATCATGTGATCGCCTAATCTCGAGGGAAAATCCAGATCTTCCCGAACCACTACCCTACACTAGATATTTGCAGATGGAAGTCTACTCTCAACAACTCTCCCCTGTAAAAATTCTTTCTTGGCACGCACTGTTAGTGCACTGTTAGGAGCGGGATTTTCTACGGGCTACTCGGCCACACAATACTGCGGGGACGCCATCGGCTCCCTAACAGCAGTTTTCAGAGAAGGAATTTTGGAGAGTTCACCTTCTCTGACAACACCTTTGTCGGATCTAATGGCGGCACCTCAGAACCAGAACGCCTTAGATATCGGAGGACGGTGCCCGTGGCATCGGTAGCGACATCCTCCCGATCAACGACGCCGATTGCGATGGGTTTTTCCCCTTTGAAGGCAAGCCGCACCGCCGGCCTCTGATTCCTTCCCAAGGTTTTTCCCTGCCGCCACGACAGTCGACTACGAGCTACAACTTGGTTACTGGAGATTGTGGACTGCGTCAGCAGATGTAGTGATGCGTGAGAGAATTCTGGTCGGTGGAAAAAGCTCGACAGTAGATTGCCCCCGAACCCGCTGACGGGTGACGGGCTTGAGAAATACAGCACCTTTTGTGCCATTGGTATGCTGGATGGTGAAGGAAGCGGGGTTTCCCTGTACCTAgctagctcagcacgtctTTTGCTCCAGTAGGAGATCTGGCTTCGTTACAGCCACCCagacgaaaaatatacaaacaaacaaaaaaaacaaacaaacagTCTACTCTCAAACCGACGCCGCGGCTGCTTTTCGagccatcagaagaagctaccTGCTCGGCTTCAACCAGGATGTTCAGATCGCCAAAAGAGGCTTTCATCGTGTGGTCCGTCGGGCCAAGAGGCGCTATTGGCGTAACCTCatcgatggcttctccagcagtagCGATGTTTTCAAAGCTGTCCGGTGGCTAAAGTTCCCAGGAGCCTTCCAGCCGCCACCTCTACAGGTCGATAACGTCGTGTACGAAAGCCAGATGGGTAAAGCCAACGCACTCCGACAGGCTACCCTTGAACGAAGAACTGCGGAGGACGACATCGCAAACGCATGGACGCCAGTATTCCCACCTAGATCGATCCCATTCTCTCCAGAAATCTCTCTGGAGGAGGCGCAATATGCGACTTGTTACACAGGCAATACATCCCCAGGGTCAGACAACATCACAGTCAAACTTCTTGAAGCAGTATGGCATATTATCGGTACACACGTCCGTCGTCTCTTCGAAAGATGCCTTACCATAGGCCATCATCCAAAACCATTcaaggaggcggaggtggtcATGATCGCGA
Protein-coding sequences here:
- a CDS encoding uncharacterized protein (At least one base has a quality score < 10), with amino-acid sequence MDVYTNPPSNTYSLGTLFTLPTKAGGVPAISIKSSNFPILIAAYSILIQIIFASLWQFLANLVLLFHALRDADAGRARYVALVAFWNSSNPWTAITTMGAFLCQATINGGNGRVSRPEKFHGIILFLLSVIIAFGGIAASIFIPNAMSLGPAAPVHPKSVFLPELEDIASSSSIRIDRLNAPAILRALGSTEAFKDVTARKNVDTVKTTLPGSNATHPRQRYDYRYTITAREFGLQAPLEFSHKVQGSCITEYNWLRPVPDIADPARFNGYVPFDLDPVEPILLDPTDNMTALWTQPSMGIEYHPSDEDLTITNRSFALIPQLAHAGSITASTDPWYLTEPFNSETEGFLGYRVKSGRPAMSCWEESLLCLHKTCTSVDGIKKTPLPKGLRIIVMGKFSIPVLTKIILSAGPAALKSVAGIGWTGLLDCASSTLKDDLDRLVLAAYLNSREVFRETALLGPQAGMSNILESANGDLFPGSADFVMLTGDVTAISYSSLIAIPVTCLAVTFLAAMLPLVRKMVLKAPTTNRRRASVTYAALCAGLRATQLYRMVDEKILCTPDWINRKNIIPLPPPVETMPRVLIPSFVGNAVEFQEDGEDGDGGDGGDRCRLTGADDGGRRDSSSIEIAIYSQTDAAAAFRAIRRSYLLGFNQDVQIAKRGFHRVVRRAKRRYWRNLIDGFSSSSDVFKAVRWLKFPGAFQPPPLQVDNVVYESQMGKANALRQATLERRTAEDDIANAWTPVFPPRSIPFSPEISLEEAQYATCYTGNTSPGSDNITVKLLEAVWHIIGTHVRRLFERCLTIGHHPKPFKEAEVVMIAKPGRRDLTEPRAWRPISLLSCLGKGLERLIARRLAYCTNYHW